In one Silene latifolia isolate original U9 population chromosome 10, ASM4854445v1, whole genome shotgun sequence genomic region, the following are encoded:
- the LOC141605730 gene encoding PRA1 family protein F2-like encodes MTTTYGTIPTTNPNQSTTRHDLITTTTTQLQTHLATRRPWPELVSLKSLSFPPSFSVATSRATANLSYFRTNYALIILITLFLSLISHPISLIVFLIMFAAWLFLYFLRQTPLTLAGRVVDDNVVLVVLGVATVLFLLFTDVTVNIVVGVAVGVVLVLVHAAIREIDDLHLRVGSAADRMPLQDTASAGYSS; translated from the coding sequence ATGACGACAACCTATGGCACAATCCCCACAACAAACCCAAACCAATCAACCACACGGCACGATCTGatcacaacaacaaccacccaacTCCAAACCCACCTGGCGACCCGGCGTCCATGGCCCGAACTTGTCTCCCTCAAATCCCTGTCATTTCCACCTTCCTTCTCCGTCGCAACCTCACGCGCCACCGCAAACCTCTCGTATTTCCGCACCAATTACGCTCTCATTATTCTCATAACCCTCTTCCTATCTCTAATCTCTCACCCCATCTCCCTCATCGTCTTCCTCATCATGTTCGCCGCCTGGCTCTTCCTTTACTTCCTCCGTCAAACTCCTTTAACACTTGCTGGCCGCGTCGTCGATGATAATGTTGTcttggttgtgcttggggttgctACTGTCTTGTTCTTGCTTTTTACCGATGTTACTGTTAATATTGTTGTTGGGGTTGCTGTTGGGGTCGTACTTGTTTTGGTTCATGCCGCCATTCGGGAGATTGATGATCTTCATCTTCGCGTCGGGTCTGCTGCTGACAGGATGCCGTTGCAGGATACCGCCTCCGCTGGTTACTCTTCTTGA